The sequence below is a genomic window from Sneathiella marina.
TGCCATCCTCAATGCACAGCGCAATGCCCTTACAACGCTGGCAAATCGCGGCTTCCCGGATGCGAAGCTTCTGGATCAGGAGGTCATTGTCGACTTCGCCACGGATGGCATGGAGGTGACCCTGAGTATTGATGCGGGCCCCCGTCTAAAAATGGGGGCGTTGAAGCTTGAGGGATTGAAAACGGTTGAAGAGCAATATTTGAGGAAAATATCCGAATGGCAAGCGGGTGTTTTATATGATGCATCGATAATTAACGCGTTGCGACGACGCTATTTGCGGACCGGTTTATTCGCAAATGTTCAACTGGAGCCCAGAACAGGGGATGTGGAGGGGGCGACCGTGCCTGTGGTCATGAAATTTGCCGAACGTGATCAGCGAACAATTGGCATTGGCGGGAGTGCGTCAACCAGTGAAGGATTGGGCACGCAAGCCTATTGGGAGCATCGTAATTTTTTTGGCGAGGGGGAGAAGGTCCGGGTTGATCTTGAAGTCGCTGAAATTCGCCGGGGATTACGTCTTAGTTACACGAAGCCAAATTACCGTAAGATTGATCAGGATCTCAAAGCAGATATTGAATATAAGCATGAGAATACAGAAGCTTACAAGGAAGATTCCATTGCAACCTATGTAGGCTTGGAACGTATTTGGAGAGAAAAATGGGTCGTGGGTATTGGTATTACGCTTGAGTATGCCAATATTGAAGATGATGAGAGCCAGGAAGATTTCGCGCTGGCAGGATTGCCGATGACGGCACGGTATGACACAACGGACGATATTCTGGACCCAACGACCGGCTACCGTATCGGAACAGCGATCATACCGTATCTGGGACTGAATGACATATCGCCAGATTTCCTGCGCGGGGAGCTGGACGGATCAGCCTATTATCCTGTGTTAAAGGACAAGCGGCTGGTGTTGGCTGCGCGAGGTAAGATCGGGGCGATGGCCGGTGAAAGTGCCAATGATATTCCGGCGACAAAGCGATTTTATGCTGGTGGCGGCGGATCTATCCGGGGCTATAAATACCAAACGGTCGGTCCGTTAAACTCGAAAAACGATCCGATTGGCGGCAGATCACTTTTGGAGGTTGGCTTCGAAGCGCGCATCCGCATTACGGAAGATATTGGCCTCGTTCCCTTTATCGAGGGGGGGAATGTTTATGAGAGTATGGTGCCTGATTTTTCTGATGAATTTCTGTGGGGCGCCGGCTTGGGGCTTCGATATTATACAGCGGTCGGGCCTATCCGCTTTGATGTCGCCATGCCGCTGGACCGCAGGAAAAATGTAGATGATCCGTTTCAATTCTACATAAGTATAGGCCAGGCTTTTTGATATGAAAGTAGTGACCGGCAAACGAATAGCCAGTTATCTGGCAATTTTCGCGGTGATATTTCTGATCACAGCGGCAGGCGTTTATTCGTTTTTCCTGACTGATCAGGGCAGAGAATTTGTGGTTCGGCAAATAGAATCACGCCTGAGCGATCCCTCCGGCGTCTCCATATCCCTGGGCGAGTTGTCGGGAAATCTTTTTTCCGAATTCCAGCTGTCTTCCCTTTCACTCCTGGATTCAGAAGGCAGCTGGGCAACAGCAGAAGAGCTGAAAGTAACCTGGTCGCCACTGGATTTGTTGATCGGCAGGCTGGAAATGGAAGATGTTTCCCTACAGTCTTTCAACATGGCCCGCAGACCTGTTTCCGTTCCTGATGCAGATGAAGGGGACACTCTGTCCTCCTTCTCACTTCCCGTTTCCGTCGAGCTCGACCAGTTGACAGTAGAGACCATAACACTTCAAGAGCCCGTACTTGGCCGGGAAGCACACTTAAATCTTTCCCTAAAGCTCAATACGCAAGTGAATGACGCGATTTATAGCGAGGTGAAAATTTCACGGCTGGATGGCAACGCGGGTTCGGTGGAAGGCCTTTTCTCCTATCATCCTGATTTTCGAACGCTGGCGATTGACGTACAAATGCGCGAGCCACAAGGTGGTTTGATTGCCCGGACTCTGGATTTGCCTGGATATCCTGAAATCACGGCTTCACTGTTCGGTGATGGCGCCCTCAATGCCTGGCGCGGGCAAATCCGCATGAGCGCGGATAAAGTATTTGAAGGCGACCTTGCAATCAGTACACGCGGGGAAACACAAATAGAGATCGATGTGCAAGGCGGTGGCATTCTTGCAGAGGATATAACAACCTCCATCCCCGTGATCGACAGCTCCTACATTGGTGTTGAGGCTGCCATTGCCTGGGATACGGCAGCGGACGAGCTCCTGATTAACTCATCAAGGATAGAGAATACAAACCTATCGGTTACCGCAAAGGGTGAAATCGATCTTGTAAATAATGTGCTGAGCGGTAACGTAAAGTCCACCTTAAGGGACCCGGCGGCTCTTAATGCCCTCATCGCACCAGCTTCCATGGAAAGTGCTGTTGTTGAATTGAAGATGGAGGGGACCTTCAGCGCAGTAACTTTGGATGCTATTATTCAAGTCGGTAACACGGCCTATGGTGATGAAATAGCTGCGACTGAAGCCACCGGCACTTTCTCGTCGAAGCTCGATCTAACAGAGCTAAAGGATATTCCTTTAAATGGGTCTGCGGCGATTGCCGGAATTACCATGCTTCCCGAAGAACTTGATGCCCTGATAGGGAACGCCGTGGATGTTGATTTTGCGGGAAACTTCGAATTTTCAAATCAAAGATTTGATATGAAGGAGTTAAAAATTGCGGGTGTAAATCTTTCCGCCTCTGGACAAGGGCATTATATCGCATCAACCGGGCGGGCTGACGCGACCGCAAATGTTAAAATCCAGGATCTATCCAGACTTTTGCCTGCGACAGGCAGTCTGGCGGTAACAGTCGACTTTGACGGGAGGATCCTGGAACAGTGGTTTGGCGCGACAATTGGATTGCAGACTGAAAATCTCGATTTTCAGGATCAGGCGCTCACGGATCTGATTGGCTCTACGGCCTCCGGGACGGCAAAGATTGAATTGAAAGAGGAGCTCATCAGCATCTCTGAAATTGAGGCTAATCTACCGGCGGGCAAGATTGTCGGAGACGTTGCAATCCCCTCGTCTTTTGAAACTCTAACCGCCAATCTGGTCGCATCCTTGCCGGAACTATCTCGCCTTGATGCCTTTGTGCCCACAAAACTGGCGGGTTCCGGAACACTCACCGCTGATATTGACGGGGATATGGATGATCCAAAGGTGAGCGGACATATTGAATTTGAAAATCTGGAAGCTGAAAATGTCGCCATAGGGCGCGCCAATGCGCGCTATCTCTTGGAGGATATTTTTTCAGGCCCAGCCGGTAATATTGCCGGCGTGGTCGATCCGGATAATCTCAATATCAGTTTTTCAAGCGATGTGAGTCTCCCGGGATTTGAGCGTCTGAGCCTGGATCAGCTTTTGATCCATGATACCGATAATAAGATTTCTGGTGATTTATCAATCCCCTTCGATAGCACTCCCTTTACCGGCCAGCTTGAGGCTGTGCTGCCGGAAATTGCTGCATTTGCAGCGCTGGCAGATGAAAAAATTTCAGGCAACGCGAAGATTTTGGTGACATTGGAAAATGCAAATGAAGAGCAAAGCGTTGTATTTGATGTCACATCATCGTCCCTGGCTGCGCCGAGCTACTCTGTTTTGGTCGACGCACTCCGCTTAAAGGGGAGATCGCTTGGAAGTTTTGAAGATCCAACCGTGAACGCAACAATTGAGCTCAGCAATCTTTCAGTTGAAAACTCAAAACTGGAAAGCGTTGCAGGTTCCATCGACGGTAAATTTTCAGACATGAATTATGACTTCGATTTGGAGAAACGAGCGGAACCAGTTTTGGAAATGGCAGGCGGTGGATCTGTTTCCAGCAATAATGATGGTGTTCAATTTTCACTATCTCGTTTAAACGGCGAATTCGGAGGTAAGAAGATCGCGCTTGCTCAGCCGTTGTTATTGAAACGAGAGGAGGGCGGTATGAGCATCGATAGCTTTGCTCTATCTGTTGGCGAGGGAAAGTTGACGGGCTCTGCCGCACTTACCGAAACGTCCGCCACAAGCAATATTACTGTTCTTGCCTTTCCCCTTGATTTACTGGAGCTGGTTATGCCGGACCTGCAGATTACAGGTCGCCTTGATGGGGAGGCACAGCTGTCTATTCTGGAAACAGGCAGCACAGGTACATTTTCATTTGCCGCGACAGAAATACAAATGGAAGCCACGGAATTCCCAAATACGCCGACCTTTTCCAGCCATTTGGACGGGACGATCGCGAAGGACAAAATAGAATTTTCAGCTGATATTTCCGGCCTGGAAAAAACGGCTCTTGATATGTCCGGAACTGTCCCGGTTACCGCAACCTTTACACCTTTGAAGTTACATATAGATTATGATAAACCGGTTAAATTAAATATATTGGCCGATAGCGATATCAAAGCCTTATGGCCTGTTCTTT
It includes:
- a CDS encoding autotransporter assembly complex protein TamA, whose protein sequence is MSSRLTYVPTMLLIFLLATFPLLPALAATDNTSDNPAPDEIRTNFDYDVTIDGAPSEEIEELILKSSRLEQLEDHSLPSLAAVRRRADEDKDGMDKVLRSEGYYDNKVTYEIDETSETLDIKFSITSGARFRVTKFDVIYEKAASTPETIDLDDLGIEIGMPARSAAILNAQRNALTTLANRGFPDAKLLDQEVIVDFATDGMEVTLSIDAGPRLKMGALKLEGLKTVEEQYLRKISEWQAGVLYDASIINALRRRYLRTGLFANVQLEPRTGDVEGATVPVVMKFAERDQRTIGIGGSASTSEGLGTQAYWEHRNFFGEGEKVRVDLEVAEIRRGLRLSYTKPNYRKIDQDLKADIEYKHENTEAYKEDSIATYVGLERIWREKWVVGIGITLEYANIEDDESQEDFALAGLPMTARYDTTDDILDPTTGYRIGTAIIPYLGLNDISPDFLRGELDGSAYYPVLKDKRLVLAARGKIGAMAGESANDIPATKRFYAGGGGSIRGYKYQTVGPLNSKNDPIGGRSLLEVGFEARIRITEDIGLVPFIEGGNVYESMVPDFSDEFLWGAGLGLRYYTAVGPIRFDVAMPLDRRKNVDDPFQFYISIGQAF
- a CDS encoding translocation/assembly module TamB domain-containing protein, which produces MKVVTGKRIASYLAIFAVIFLITAAGVYSFFLTDQGREFVVRQIESRLSDPSGVSISLGELSGNLFSEFQLSSLSLLDSEGSWATAEELKVTWSPLDLLIGRLEMEDVSLQSFNMARRPVSVPDADEGDTLSSFSLPVSVELDQLTVETITLQEPVLGREAHLNLSLKLNTQVNDAIYSEVKISRLDGNAGSVEGLFSYHPDFRTLAIDVQMREPQGGLIARTLDLPGYPEITASLFGDGALNAWRGQIRMSADKVFEGDLAISTRGETQIEIDVQGGGILAEDITTSIPVIDSSYIGVEAAIAWDTAADELLINSSRIENTNLSVTAKGEIDLVNNVLSGNVKSTLRDPAALNALIAPASMESAVVELKMEGTFSAVTLDAIIQVGNTAYGDEIAATEATGTFSSKLDLTELKDIPLNGSAAIAGITMLPEELDALIGNAVDVDFAGNFEFSNQRFDMKELKIAGVNLSASGQGHYIASTGRADATANVKIQDLSRLLPATGSLAVTVDFDGRILEQWFGATIGLQTENLDFQDQALTDLIGSTASGTAKIELKEELISISEIEANLPAGKIVGDVAIPSSFETLTANLVASLPELSRLDAFVPTKLAGSGTLTADIDGDMDDPKVSGHIEFENLEAENVAIGRANARYLLEDIFSGPAGNIAGVVDPDNLNISFSSDVSLPGFERLSLDQLLIHDTDNKISGDLSIPFDSTPFTGQLEAVLPEIAAFAALADEKISGNAKILVTLENANEEQSVVFDVTSSSLAAPSYSVLVDALRLKGRSLGSFEDPTVNATIELSNLSVENSKLESVAGSIDGKFSDMNYDFDLEKRAEPVLEMAGGGSVSSNNDGVQFSLSRLNGEFGGKKIALAQPLLLKREEGGMSIDSFALSVGEGKLTGSAALTETSATSNITVLAFPLDLLELVMPDLQITGRLDGEAQLSILETGSTGTFSFAATEIQMEATEFPNTPTFSSHLDGTIAKDKIEFSADISGLEKTALDMSGTVPVTATFTPLKLHIDYDKPVKLNILADSDIKALWPVLSLDTQKATGIFTAKADLNGTLSDPEIQGSVTLKNGSYEHTEYGTVLTNITLDATVKDTETVALDLTASDGRQGTFSSKGSVNISMLDTPKLDLSIRSTNLQALNLEELQVTTDADITIEGTLAALNVGGSITTTDVEIDIGGEAAPNVVNLKVTEVNRPGAEADTVSNRTDLDKNILLALDVNMPRRVFIRGRGLDSEWKGEFKITGTAEDPMIEGYISPVRGQFVFAGKSFVLQEGEIALLGGSSLDPELSLSGRYQNADITATVTIEGPASDPEISFSSDDGLPEDEVISQVLFGKSTGGLTALEAVQLAEAMATLSGSFGSGGGITGFVRNTLGVDVLTARTNADTGAAEVSVGKYVNENVYVGVDQGAEAGSTRAKVQIDLTPNLSLETEMGQTSDSRVGIFWKWDY